In Mangifera indica cultivar Alphonso chromosome 1, CATAS_Mindica_2.1, whole genome shotgun sequence, a single genomic region encodes these proteins:
- the LOC123192213 gene encoding pentatricopeptide repeat-containing protein At2g29760, chloroplastic-like, whose translation MHCTKGLSVGNSSLLVLLESCESLKQALQIQAQIIIHGFHHDIFPISRLISTFALWGSKDGLLHSRKLFSQLDKPNIFIWNTMIRGYSHSDTPLQSLVLYMSLLYRGIESPNNFTFPFLLNSCARLSSLRPGFQIHCHITKFGFEWDLFVRNALIHFYSFFRCTNHAQKVFDESLVRDIVSYNTMINGYAQAQQPCAALQLYRKMKDSDIQPDTFTFVALFSACSVLNDPRIVKRIHALVYKNLICVDSNMLLKTAVIDMYAKCGLMNAAERVFGTMRTSENIAAWSSMVSGYSQAGEVETARRLFDQMDQRDIVSWTAMISGYSQAGQFREALELFGEMESLNIQPDEVTIVAILSACAGLGALDFGRRIHGQFIGNELFGRNIFVTTAVIDMYAKCGSIDTALDIFYRIPKNLKTVSLFNSMISGLAQHGFGKNAVDVFREMELMRLKPDRVTFVATLCACSHCGLVEDGKELFESMLNVYGIKPEMEHYGCMVDLLGRNGRLDEAFSLIQSMPYEANSIIWRALLGACRLHGYTEIGKIAGCKLLEVEPNHGAHYVLLSNLLANTNQWEEARKVRKLMDSKGIQKPAGWSYIEFNGALHRFLASEKSHPKAKEIELMLKEMTMRLRTAGYVPNTAQVVFDVDEEEKETVVSYHSEKLALAFGLMNFRPEETIRIIKNLRICVDCHSAFKLLSEIYEREIMVRDAIRFHHFKNGTCSCMDFW comes from the coding sequence ATGCATTGCACGAAAGGGCTTTCTGTGGGAAACTCATCACTACTGGTTCTTTTAGAATCATGCGAATCCCTCAAGCAAGCCCTTCAGATTCAGGCTCAAATCATTATCCATGGTTTTCACCATGACATTTTTCCCATTAGCAGACTTATCTCCACTTTTGCCTTGTGGGGTTCTAAAGATGGTCTTCTTCATTCTCGAAAACTTTTCTCACAACTTGATAAGCCAAATATTTTTATCTGGAACACCATGATCAGAGGCTACTCTCACAGTGATACACCTCTTCAATCACTTGTCCTCTATATGTCCTTGCTTTATAGAGGAATTGAGTCCCCAAATAACTTTacatttccatttcttcttaacTCCTGCGCGAGGCTGTCAAGCCTCAGGCCGGGTTTTCAGATTCATTGTCATATAACTAAGTTTGGGTTTGAGTGGGACCTCTTTGTAAGGAACGCTTTGATTCatttttactcattttttaGGTGTACAAACCATGCCCAGAAAGTTTTTGATGAAAGTCTTGTTAGggatattgtatcatataacaCCATGATAAACGGGTATGCTCAAGCTCAGCAACCTTGTGCTGCATTGCAGTTGTATAGAAAGATGAAAGACTCTGATATACAGCCAGATACGTTCACTTTTGTAGCTTTGTTCTCTGCTTGTTCAGTGTTGAATGATCCTAGGATTGTAAAGCGGATTCATGCTTTGGTGTAcaagaatttgatttgtgttgattCTAATATGTTGCTTAAGACAGCTGTTATTGATATGTATGCTAAATGTGGGTTGATGAATGCCGCTGAGAGGGTTTTTGGTACAATGAGGACAAGTGAAAATATTGCAGCGTGGAGTTCTATGGTATCCGGATATAGTCAAGCAGGGGAAGTTGAGACTGCTAGAAGGCTGTTTGATCAGATGGATCAGAGAGACATAGTTTCTTGGACAGCCATGATAAGTGGTTACTCTCAAGCAGGGCAGTTTAGGGAAGCACTTGAACTTTTTGGAGAGATGGAATCTCTGAACATACAACCGGATGAAGTAACAATCGTTGCCATTCTTTCAGCCTGTGCAGGGCTTGGTGCATTGGATTTTGGTAGGAGGATTCATGGACAGTTCATAGGAAATGAGTTATTTGGTAGAAATATCTTTGTTACTACTGCAGTAATAgatatgtatgcaaaatgtggtAGTATTGATACTGCTCTAGATATTTTCTATAGAATACCGAAGAATTTGAAGACTGTTTCCCTCTTCAATTCCATGATTTCTGGTCTTGCTCAGCATGGTTTTGGTAAGAATGCTGTAGATGTTTTCAGAGAAATGGAATTGATGAGGTTAAAACCCGATAGAGTTACATTTGTGGCAACATTGTGTGCTTGTAGCCATTGTGGCTTAGTTGAAGATGGTAAGGAGCTGTTTGAGTCAATGCTGAATGTCTATGGTATCAAACCAGAGATGGAACATTACGGTTGCATGGTTGATCTTCTTGGAAGAAATGGTCGCTTGGATGAAGCTTTTAGTTTGATTCAGAGTATGCCATATGAGGCTAACTCTATAATATGGCGAGCGCTCTTGGGTGCTTGCAGGCTACATGGTTACACAGAAATAGGTAAAATTGCGGGGTGTAAACTCCTTGAAGTGGAGCCTAATCATGGAGCTCACTATGTCTTGTTGTCTAATTTGCTTGCCAATACCAATCAATGGGAAGAAGCTAGAAAAGTGAGGAAACTGATGGACAGTAAAGGCATCCAAAAGCCGGCAGGGTGGAGCTATATTGAGTTTAATGGAGCTCTTCATCGGTTCCTGGCGAGCGAGAAATCTCACCCAAAAGCAAAAGAGATTGAGTTGATGCTCAAGGAAATGACTATGAGACTGAGAACTGCTGGTTATGTCCCAAACACAGCACAAGTGGTGTTTGATGTAGACGAGGAAGAGAAGGAAACAGTAGTTTCATATCACAGTGAGAAATTAGCACTAGCTTTTGGGTTGATGAATTTCAGACCAGAAGAAACAATAAGAATCATAAAGAATCTTCGCATTTGTGTTGACTGTCACTCGGCCTTTAAGCTCCTTTCAGAAATTTATGAAAGGGAAATCATGGTTAGAGATGCAATCAGGTTTCATCATTTCAAGAATGGAACTTGCTCTTGCATGGATTTCTggtaa